Proteins encoded within one genomic window of Komagataella phaffii GS115 chromosome 3, complete sequence:
- a CDS encoding DNA-dependent ATPase: MAKKLHKPTNELGTGAGLPLDKRPRPVSNPLAIISRPFKIPVARDTSRNHSTLNGRQVRKARLKGPSSYALMEIDTNIVADSDLSVGADGEVVVRGKKGALTSRRMLDSEGRSSPILNKKFTVPIKIDKENAFERQNSQPPPPLGTKRKPTLPPRPLHDPMSEYAIVLYDPTVDIIPEIKEEDDRLRKEQEELEMERKKAEQITNKNKRIKPGKSLAEILGIAKDGSSLKKYPNVPVVIDPKLAKILRPHQISGVKFLFRCTSGLVDASAKGCIMADEMGLGKTLQCIALLWTLLRQSPRGTKTIEKAIVVCPSSLVKNWANEFDKWLGKGTLTPLAIDGKSAKGSTISSQLSQWAMATGRNIVRPVLIVSYETLRRNVESLKGTKVGLMLADEGHRLKNGDSLTFTALNSLDCERRVILSGTPIQNDLSEYFSLLTFANPGLLGTRNEFRKNYENPILRGRDSLADDKEREKGDQKLKELTEIVARFIIRRTNDILSKYLPVKYEYVIFCNLSETQKSLYQRFTASKSISKLVKEVGGGAQSLQSIGLLKKLCTHPNLLNLPEDIEGCENLLPDDYDYGHGNRRNREVQVWHSSKFLILQRFLYKINKETNDKIVIISNYTQTLDLIEKLCISSRYGSLRLDGTMNINKRQKLVDKFNNPEGKEFVFLLSSKAGGCGINLIGANRLILVDPDWNPASDQQALARVWRDGQTKNCFIYRFIATGSIEEKIFQRQSAKLQLSSCVVDSNDDVERLFSADNLKQLFQFKENTFSETHSTYNCKRCHPDGKQFIKSSAMLYGDPTTWNHIHPGSLASNEDTLIANEAQFNDISYCFQYISH, encoded by the coding sequence ATGGCAAAGAAACTTCATAAACCGACTAATGAATTAGGCACGGGTGCTGGGTTACCCCTTGATAAGCGTCCCAGGCCAGTTTCCAATCCTCTGGCCATTATTTCCAGACCTTTCAAGATACCGGTGGCAAGAGATACTTCACGCAATCATTCCACCCTAAATGGAAGGCAAGTAAGAAAAGCTCGTCTGAAAGGACCATCCTCCTATGCTCTAATGGAGATTGATACCAACATAGTCGCTGATAGTGATTTGTCGGTCGGTGCGGATGGAGAGGTAGTTGTTCGTGGCAAAAAAGGTGCTTTGACTTCCAGAAGAATGCTGGATAGTGAGGGTAGATCTAGTCCAATCTTGAACAAGAAGTTTACAGTACCAATCAAAattgataaagaaaatgcaTTTGAGAGACAAAACTCTCAACCCCCACCACCATTAGGAACTAAAAGAAAGCCAACATTGCCTCCTAGGCCTCTTCATGATCCTATGAGTGAGTATGCTATTGTCTTGTATGATCCCACAGTGGATATCATTcctgaaatcaaagaggaagacgatAGATTACGCAAGgagcaagaagaattagaaATGGAACGCAAGAAGGCTGAACAAATcacaaacaaaaacaaaagaataAAACCTGGAAAGTCCTTAGCAGAAATATTAGGTATTGCTAAGGATGGATCTTCACTCAAAAAGTATCCCAATGTACCAGTTGTGATTGATCCAAAACTTGCCAAGATTTTAAGACCTCATCAGATATCAGGTGTAaaatttctctttcgtTGCACTTCAGGTTTAGTAGATGCGAGTGCTAAAGGTTGTATCATGGCTGACGAAATGGGATTGGGAAAGACATTACAATGTATTGCATTGCTGTGGACCCTCTTGAGACAAAGTCCTCGGGGTACCaaaacaattgaaaaagctaTTGTTGTCTGTCCATCATCCTTGGTCAAAAACTGGGCGAATGAATTTGACAAATGGCTTGGAAAGGGAACACTGACGCCACTTGCAATCGATGGAAAGTCAGCTAAAGGCTCTACTATCTCCTCACAACTATCACAGTGGGCGATGGCCACTGGTAGGAATATCGTCCGACCGGTACTCATCGTTAGTTATGAAACATTGAGAAGAAATGTGGAGAGTCTAAAAGGAACTAAGGTAGGACTGATGCTTGCTGATGAGGGTCACAGGCTAAAAAATGGAGACTCTTTAACTTTTACTGCTCTCAACTCTCTAGACTGCGAACGTAGAGTCATTCTATCTGGAACACCCATTCAAAATGACTTATCAGAGtatttttctctcttgACGTTTGCTAATCCTGGCCTTTTGGGGACAAGAAACGAGTTTAGAAAAAACTATGAAAACCCAATTTTAAGGGGAAGAGATTCTTTGGCTGATGATAAGGAACGTGAAAAGGGTGACcagaaactgaaagagTTGACCGAAATTGTTGCAAGATTCATCATTAGAAGAACCAATGATATCCTATCAAAGTACTTGCCTGTGAAGTATGAGTACGTTATCTTCTGCAATCTTTCGGAAACTCAAAAGAGTCTTTATCAGAGATTCACTGCATCGAAGTCCATTTCAAAGCTAGTCAAAGAAGTCGGTGGAGGAGCTCAGTCTTTACAGTCCATTGGattattgaaaaagctTTGCACTCATCCTAATCTTTTGAATTTACCTGAAGACATAGAAGGTTGCGAGAACTTGCTTCCAGACGACTATGATTATGGGCATGGAAATCGAAGAAATCGGGAAGTACAGGTATGGCATAGTAGCAAGTTCctaattcttcaaagattcttgtACAAAATAAACAAAGAAACGAATGACAAAATAGTGATTATTTCAAATTACACTCAAACGCTGGATCTTATTGAGAAGCTTTGTATTAGCTCAAGATATGGATCACTGAGACTGGATGGTACTATGAACATTAATAAACGACAAAAATTGGTCGACAAATTCAATAATCCAGAGGGTAAAGAGTTTGTTTTCCTGCTAAGTTCCAAAGCTGGTGGATGTGGAATTAATCTGATCGGAGCTAATAGATTAATTCTTGTAGATCCTGATTGGAACCCAGCGTCTGATCAACAAGCTCTGGCCCGTGTGTGGAGAGATGGACAGACAAAGAACTGTTTTATTTATAGATTTATTGCCACTGGTagtattgaagaaaagattttccaaagacaATCAGCTAAACTGCAATTGAGTTCATGTGTCGTTGACTCAAATGATGATGTGGAAAGATTATTTTCTGCAGATAATTTGAAACAACTATTtcaattcaaagagaacacGTTTTCAGAGACTCACAGCACCTACAACTGTAAACGTTGTCATCCCGATGGAAAACAATTCATTAAATCCAGTGCTATGTTATACGGTGATCCAACCACTTGGAATCATATACACCCCGGGAGTTTGGCAAGCAATGAAGATACGTTAATTGCCAACGAAGCCCAATTCAATGACATCAGCTACTGTTTCCAATATATATCACATTAG
- a CDS encoding Soluble fumarate reductase produces MSVIPLFPNLPPNPIIVVGGGLAGVTAAIQSVNSGANVVLVEKEAKLGGNSMKASSGISGALTSQQISLHVNDSVDSFLEDSILSARSGKDHARSLLEILTDESADAIKWLTKVCKIDLSTVSLLGGHSQPRTHRGLSKPPGFAITSTVISILSDISERYPQNVKVINQAKLTDIIVHDHEVDGVVIEFQDSKYRILGPVILASGGYSANKELISKFRPELSSLPTTNGPYASGDVLSLALEKGIAGIDLDKIQVHPTALVPFDSKIVKDDQFLILGAEMLRGAGGLLLNARGERFCNELGTRDYVSAAIENTIKETGDDRVLLVLNEEAAKQLQLNVQFYTAKGLMKKLTAEELIEEIGCDQQDLHQTFSNYNLFADLQRDEFGKVHFPNIPFNLLNSESAQESFYVSYVSRAVHFTMGGLKFNGNAEIEHQDGRVVSGLFGAGEVTGGLHGDNRLGGNSLLECVVFGKRAALTASSYLLKSLSNYHKL; encoded by the coding sequence atgtCTGTTATACCATTATTCCCAAATTTACCTCCAAACCCAATAATTGTCGTTGGAGGTGGTTTAGCAGGTGTCACCGCTGCTATTCAGTCAGTCAATTCTGGGGCAAATGTTGTACTAGTGGAGAAGGAGGCTAAGTTGGGTGGAAACTCAATGAAAGCCAGTAGTGGGATCAGTGGAGCTTTGACCAGCCAGCAAATCAGCTTGCACGTTAATGACTCTGTCGATTCGTTCTTGGAAGACTCTATTCTTTCCGCCAGATCAGGGAAGGATCATGCTAGAAGTCTCCTGGAGATTTTAACAGATGAGAGTGCGGATGCCATTAAATGGTTGACTAAAGTTTGCAAAATAGATTTATCCACAGTCAGCCTTCTGGGAGGACATTCTCAGCCAAGGACTCACAGAGGATTAAGTAAACCACCTGGGTTTGCTATTACTTCCACGGTTATCTCTATTCTATCAGATATATCTGAACGGTACCCTCAAAATGTAAAGGTGATTAATCAGGCCAAGTTGACCGATATCATAGTCCATGATCACGAAGTTGATGGAGTGGTTATAGAATTTCAGGATTCGAAGTACAGAATTCTTGGGCCCGTAATTCTAGCTTCAGGTGGCTACTCTGCCAACAAGGAACTGATCTCCAAGTTTAGACCAGAGCTGAGCTCTTTACCAACCACAAATGGCCCGTATGCATCTGGGGATGTTTTGAGCTTGGCATTAGAGAAGGGAATCGCAGGTATTGATCTGGATAAGATTCAAGTTCACCCCACGGCGTTAGTGCCATTTGACAGCAAGATTGTCAAAGACGATCAGTTTCTAATTCTGGGTGCTGAAATGTTAAGGGGAGCAGGAGGTCTTTTGCTAAATGCAAGAGGTGAAAGATTTTGTAACGAACTTGGAACCAGAGATTATGTCAGTGCAGCTATAGAAAATAcgatcaaagaaactggTGACGACAGGGTTCTTTTAGTTTTGAACGAAGAAGCTGCCAAGCAATTGCAATTGAATGTTCAGTTCTACACAGCAAAGGGGCTAATGAAAAAGCTAACCGCTGAAGAGCTGATCGAAGAAATTGGGTGTGACCAACAAGACCTTCATCaaacattttcaaactACAATTTGTTTGCTGACCTACAAAGGGATGAATTCGGAAAAGtccattttccaaacataCCATTCAACTTGCTCAATTCTGAGTCTGCCCAGGAATCTTTTTACGTATCTTACGTTTCCAGGGCTGTTCATTTTACGATGGGAGGACTCAAATTCAATGGGAATGCGGAAATAGAACATCAAGATGGAAGGGTGGTGTCTGGATTATTTGGTGCAGGAGAAGTGACAGGCGGCCTGCATGGTGACAACCGTCTCGGTGGTAACTCCCTGCTAGAGTGCGTTGTATTCGGAAAGAGGGCAGCGTTGACAGCATCCAGCTATCTCTTAAAATCTCTAAGTAATTACCATAAACTGTGA
- a CDS encoding Vacuolar transporter, with protein MNLNKTNSTGIHSVTSEALSRRSSRRSSILDLVASPTLTDYTSSWKRSQSFGHLDVSDLRETLSRKNSNRTELSIDEETSLISGRHPINKYHYPESTIEEEDEDRLLSIGLDKSNNHQTILNAVNVLIGIGLLSLPLGLYLSGWILGITFLSGAAFLTKYTAILLGRCTERDPALRSYNDIGKKVLGRKVNYAILLVFLIDLLGGAASLAILFVDSLSSFFPEVSRKALRLVFGGVVIVFNFLPLSGLSFLSFIGIVSTSSVAVIVVVSGLLKKEAPGSIFQPEVTNFWPTSFVNVLIAYGIFLCPFGGHPVLVELYRDMRTPEDYPSCMSKSFSFTLVVNLFIGVFGFLMFGMDADSEITRSIMLTEGFPKWIPTVVCLFMTLLPLSKTPLVLRPVVTAIDDLTFSETELLNSSQGIISPSTQVKRIFSRITAVVIAIMLSVTFNSFSQVLAILGSFICTTICIILPTTFYILLFKDELSYNQKAGFKLVIFVFIILAIMGTIAAALYA; from the coding sequence ATGAACCTCAATAAGACGAACTCAACAGGAATTCATAGTGTAACTTCGGAGGCTTTGAGCCGAAGAAGTAGCAGGAGAAGCAGTATTTTAGACCTGGTGGCATCTCCCACTTTAACTGACTAcacttcttcttggaaaagatccCAAAGCTTTGGACATTTGGATGTGTCAGATTTGAGGGAGACCCTTTCACGCAAAAACAGTAACAGAACAGAGTTGtccattgatgaagaaacatCATTAATATCAGGAAGACACCCCATTAACAAGTATCATTACCCAGAAAGTACCattgaggaagaagatgaggatCGACTTCTATCAATTGGCTTAGATAAATCCAACAACCACCAAACTATTTTGAACGCTGTCAACGTTTTGATTGGGATAGGGTTATTGTCCCTGCCCCTGGGACTCTATTTATCCGGCTGGATTTTGGGAATTACCTTTCTTTCGGGTGCTGCCTTCCTTACGAAATACACTGCAATCCTGTTAGGACGCTGCACCGAGAGAGATCCAGCATTGCGGTCATATAACGACATCGGGAAAAAGGTTCTGGGTCGGAAGGTAAACTATGCCATCTTGTTGGTGTTTCTCATCGACTTACTGGGTGGTGCGGCTTCATTGGCCATTTTATTTGTGGATTCCTTATCCTCATTTTTCCCTGAAGTGTCACGAAAGGCTTTGAGACTTGTATTTGGTGGAGTAGTGATTGTTTTTAACTTTTTGCCATTAAGCGGTTTGTCTTTTTTGAGCTTTATTGGCATTGTGAGTACTTCAAGTGTGGCAGTAATTGTAGTAGTCAGTGGACTCCTGAAAAAGGAAGCTCCAGGGTCTATTTTTCAACCTGAGGTAACCAACTTTTGGCCTACTTCATTTGTCAACGTTTTAATTGCCTATGGTATATTCTTATGTCCCTTTGGAGGCCACCCAGTGTTGGTAGAACTTTACAGAGATATGCGTACTCCAGAAGATTATCCAAGTTGCATGAGCAAGTCCTTTAGCTTCACGTTGGTGGTCAATCTGTTCATAGGTGTTTTCGGATTTTTAATGTTCGGCATGGATGCCGACTCAGAAATTACTAGAAGCATCATGCTGACTGAAGGTTTTCCCAAATGGATCCCCACAGTGGTCTGTCTATTCATGACATTACTACCTCTATCTAAAACACCTTTAGTCCTAAGGCCAGTTGTTACAGCTATAGATGATTTGACTTTCAGCGAAACAGAACTACTCAACAGCTCTCAAGGAATAATATCACCATCCACTCAAGTTAAGAGAATATTTTCCAGAATAACAGCTGTCGTAATAGCGATTATGCTTTCGGTGACCTTCAACAGTTTTTCGCAAGTATTGGCGATTCTTGGAAGCTTTATCTGTACCACAATTTGCATTATCTTACCGACGACGTTTTATATCTTGctcttcaaagatgaacTGTCATATAATCAGAAGGCCGGTTTCAAATTGGTCATCTTTGTCTTCATAATATTGGCAATCATGGGAACTATAGCCGCCGCGTTGTATGCTTAA
- a CDS encoding Catalytic subunit of the Hat1p-Hat2p histone acetyltransferase complex, translating to MTDLSSLDPNIYTSSSNEALSISLAGNGKAVSFHPDFTYPIFGDAEQIFGYKDLVIHLVFDSMSLYPFLNVRYSEKRDDADEVESKLLELLPEETVVKDEALWQDKIDGENFEIPGEILSTYTHKDENYHVYKLSINKCAESLQLHRRMQIFVLFFIEAGSYIDAKDDMWEIYVVYKEDKTFIGFATGYSYWKYPGHEIFDSDAKYLWRKKISQFVILPPYQGQSHGSQLYKTIFEQWFKDDQVAEITVEDPSEAFDDLRDRCDLERLYQRGLLETLPEPVISPEWFQTQQAKEKIEKRQFQRCVEMLLLHALKSKKNTRLQIKKRLFIKNRDALLDLDEATRKDKLQVAYERLEEDYQRILEKVRFVKKRPHQDT from the coding sequence ATGACTGATCTGTCGTCGTTGGATCCCAATATTTATACCTCCTCATCGAATGAGGCActgtcaatttcattggCTGGTAACGGAAAAGCTGTGTCGTTTCATCCTGACTTTACGTATCCCATATTTGGCGACGCGGAACAAATTTTTGGGTACAAGGACCTGGTAATACATCTGGTATTTGACAGCATGTCATTGTATCCCTTTTTGAATGTCAGGTACAGTGAGAAGAGagatgatgctgatgaagTGGAGTCCAAGTTGTTGGAGTTGTTACCAGAGGAAACTGTTGTGAAAGATGAAGCGTTATGGCAGGACAAAATCGAtggagaaaactttgaaatcCCCGGTGAAATATTATCAACTTACACTCACAAGGATGAAAATTATCACGTATACAAACTCTCAATCAATAAATGTGCCGAGAGCCTTCAATTGCACCGTCGTATGCAAATCTTCGTGTTATTTTTTATCGAAGCAGGCTCCTATATCGATGCAAAGGATGACATGTGGGAGATTTATGTTGTTTACAAAGAGGACAAGACGTTCATTGGATTTGCCACCGGATACTCGTATTGGAAGTATCCTGGCCATGAAATCTTCGACTCCGATGCGAAATAcctttggagaaagaagatctCACAGTTTGTTATCTTACCTCCATACCAAGGACAATCTCACGGAAGCCAACTTTACAAGACGATATTTGAACAATGGTTCAAGGATGACCAAGTGGCAGAAATTACTGTCGAAGACCCTAGTGAGGCATTTGACGATCTAAGGGACAGATGTGATCTGGAGAGACTTTATCAAAGAGGGTTGTTGGAAACATTACCGGAACCAGTAATCTCTCCCGAATGGTTTCAAACACAGCAAGCAAAAGAGAAAATAGAGAAGAGACAGTTCCAGCGGTGTGTTGAAATGCTCTTATTACACGccttgaaatcaaagaaaaacacCCGTCTTCAAATAAAAAAGAGacttttcatcaagaacagAGACGCACTCTTGGACCTCGACGAAGCCACCAGAAAGGACAAACTGCAAGTTGCTTATGAACGCTTAGAAGAAGACTACCAGAGAATATTGGAAAAAGTTAGATTTGTCAAAAAACGACCTCATCAGGACACTTAA